GTAATGTTTTATTCTTTGATCCAGTGAATAGTTGTATAATTTGCGACATAAATACAATGTATAAAAGAGCTTTTCTTCCTGTTCTTTTGTTGGCTCTATGAGAAAATGCTGACATATCATCATCTTTTCTCACCTTGGCTTTCTATATACTGTTTTATAACTTCTATAGGTGCACCACCTGATGTAAGAAGACAGTAACTTCTTGACCAAAAATATTCTTTCCAAAGTTTTTGTTTTATCTGCGGATATTCTTTTTTTATAAGTCTAGACGATGCACTTTTATAAGCGTTAATGAATTTAGATATTTCAGAGTTTGGCTCTGCTTTGAAAAGTATGTGTACATGGTCTTTATCGTGATTCCATTCTTGCAGTGATATATTATAATTAGGTGATATATTCTCAAATATCTCCTTTAATCTATTTGATATGTTATCGTCTATTACTTTTATTCTGTATTTTACAACCATTATAAGATGATAATACAGTAAGAATACTGAATGATTATTATTATCTAATATTAGCATTATATCACCAGTTTACTTTTTACTTCTGATAATATTATAACATATAATGTTATGGAAAACAATAGAAATTCATCTCCCACCTATAAAGGATGGGAGACTTCTTTCAAGCTTTTGTTAAACTGTTTGATAATTTGTTTTTTTATTTTTTCTATTTCATTTTTATAAGCTTCATCAATATTGGCTACAACACTTTCTGTCATATAAAACAATCCCCTCTTATATTCTAATAATCAAATACCGGTTTTAAATCAATTATAAGATCATCAAAAATAGTCACCTTAACTTTATCTTCGTCAGTATACATTTCAGGTCTCCCGTATCTTTTACTATCTTGTAGAACAAACACACTTACAATTTTCCCTTCTGGCTCCACTATCCAATATTCTCTAACACCGGCTTTTTCATATATATTAAATTTTTCTAATCTGTCACGCCTCATACTTGATGATGATACAATCTCTACAATCAATTCAGGGACTCCATAATAGCCAGTCTTTCGTAATCCAGATCTATCACACACAACAACTATATCAGGCTGTAGGACATTAGTCACATCATCATCGCTTTGCTTATTATCACCTGGCAGGCGTAAATCAAAAGGTGAAGTAAAAACCATACAAGTCTTATTTCGCAAATAATTTGCAAACTGTCTTGACAGTTCCATTAATACCGCTTGATGCTGCCATGTTGGTGCTGCCTGCATATATGGAACACCATCAATTATCTCATACCTTTCCCCTTCTGGCCACGTCAAATAATCAGCATATGTATATTTCTTATTTTCTTTCGGCAGTGGCATATATAATATTCCTCCTCGTATAAAACTCTTTATCTGGCATTCATAATCATACCAAACTAATGCTCTTTCCATTGACCCAAAGTTCGTATTCACTTAAATCTATATCACTGTTCCAACTTATACCATATCCTCCAATATCAACTTTTATTGCTTTAAAATACGCTTTATTTTTCAGCATTTCAAATGGCCATTCATCAAGTTTTTGTTTCATATCATATTCTTTTATTACTCCCTTTTCAAAAGTAATAATCAATTTGTAATCATCTGCAGCCTTTATATCAATAATTTTATACATACTGCATCACTCCAATCCTGGTAACTTAATAAACTTTTGACTTTCCCAAATATCTAATAACTCGTTTTGATATTTACTTGCCACTCAATAATCATTTCTCTTGTCCTTTTAGGAAGATCTCCTTCAATCATTTTTAAAGTATTTATGTTAAACATATCTACATATTCACCATATATAGCATGAAAATGTGGTGATAATATATCCGAATTTTCTTAAAACATCACACTTATATTATATCATAACTATCCATCTTAATGTTATTTTTTCTAAATATTATAAAATCTTGTTTTTGGGTTTAAAGAAATTTTTATTCCATTCAACAAAACCGTTAATCACTTACATAATCCATATCCTCCTTCACAAAATCATAAAATTGAAACATGCTACTATGACTTAAAATATTAAGCTTAAATCAAAATTGAATTTGCCTTCCGGCAGGAAATAAAAACAGA
The nucleotide sequence above comes from Thermoanaerobacterium sp. PSU-2. Encoded proteins:
- the tnpA gene encoding IS200/IS605 family transposase, translated to MLILDNNNHSVFLLYYHLIMVVKYRIKVIDDNISNRLKEIFENISPNYNISLQEWNHDKDHVHILFKAEPNSEISKFINAYKSASSRLIKKEYPQIKQKLWKEYFWSRSYCLLTSGGAPIEVIKQYIESQGEKR
- a CDS encoding DUF2442 domain-containing protein; protein product: MYKIIDIKAADDYKLIITFEKGVIKEYDMKQKLDEWPFEMLKNKAYFKAIKVDIGGYGISWNSDIDLSEYELWVNGKSISLV
- a CDS encoding Uma2 family endonuclease, producing MPLPKENKKYTYADYLTWPEGERYEIIDGVPYMQAAPTWQHQAVLMELSRQFANYLRNKTCMVFTSPFDLRLPGDNKQSDDDVTNVLQPDIVVVCDRSGLRKTGYYGVPELIVEIVSSSSMRRDRLEKFNIYEKAGVREYWIVEPEGKIVSVFVLQDSKRYGRPEMYTDEDKVKVTIFDDLIIDLKPVFDY